TATCCCGGCGGCAAACTCTTCGGCGCCGGCATCAATACCAACATCGTCGCGGCGTCGCTGGAAGCGATCGTCTCGGCCGCCAACCGCGTGCTCGACGTGAAGGCTGGCAAGGCCTGATTTCGGAAGGCTTCAGGCCGCGATCGCAGCAATTCAAAGTGTTACAGCGTATTATGCGCGTCTGAAAAGACGCGCGGCGCTGTAGCGCGGCGCGGCCTGACGATGCAGTCGGCGATCTCGTCGGCTTCATTTCGCGCCTCTGCGTGGCGCTGGCCCCATTGGCAGAGCGCCAGCAGCACCGGTTCGAGACCGAGGCCGAGTTCAGTCGCGCTGTATTCGACACGGGCGGGGACCTCGGCAAAGACTTGGCGGGCGACCAGCCCATGCTCCTCCATCTCGCGCAGCTGCTGGATCAGCACTTTCTGGGTAATGGCGGGCATCATCCGCTTCAGCTCCGAAAGACGCTTCGGGCCGGAGAAGACGTAATAGAGGATGATGGGCTTCCAGCGTCCTGAGATCACCTTCAGCGCACGCTCGACCGGCAGCTCGGGGAGTCTTTTCATCGGCTCAGCCATGGTCACCTCCTGGTGGGTATGGCACGAAAGAGTGTGTATTTTTATGTGATAGTCTATTGCTAAACCTGCCCCACGCCAATCAGACGTGAGGTGCATCTGCCATGAAAGCCGTCCAATTCACTCGCTTCGGTCCGCCCGATGTCCTCGAGGTCGTAGAACTGCCGGTGCCCGAGCCGGGGCCGGGTGAGGTTCTCGTCCGCGTCCATGCAGCGGGTGTCAACTTCTTCGAGGTGTTGATGCGGGCCGACCGTTACGCCGCAACGCCCGACCTGCCGATGTTTCCCGGTGTCGAGGTCGCGGGTACGATCGAGCGAGCAGGGCCTGGTGCCGACCGCTCGCTCATTGGCATGCGGGTTGCCGTTCCTCTCTTTGCGATCGGGCGCGGTTCGGGCGGCTATGCCGAATTCGTCGCGGTCGACGGCGGGGCGGTGATGCAGCTGCCGGATGCGGTTTCTTTCGAGGCGGCTGCCGGGCCGATGGTGCAGGGGCTGACGGCGCTGCATCTGCTGCGCCGCAGTCCCGCGAAAGGCAAGAATGTTCTCGTGAGTGCGGCAGCGGGCGGTGTCGGGTCGCTGCTTGTGCAGCTCGCGAGACGTGACGGGGCGAAGATGGTGATCGCGGCGGCGAGCAGTGACGAGAAGAGGGCGCTTTCCCTGTCTCTCGGCGCCGATCATGCGGTCGATTATACGGCGCCTGGCTGGCAGGAGGACGTCAAAAGGCTGACCGGAGGGCTCGGCGCGGATATCATCTATGAAACCGTCGGCGGCGTGTTTTCAAGGGCGGCACTCGATGCGCTGGCGCCTTGCGGCGAGCTGGTGCTGGCGGCGATGGGGCGGTTCGGGCTCGAGGCGGCCGATGTCGAGCACATGCTTGACGACAATCAGTCAATCAAGGGATTTTCGTTGCTGCCGCTGCTGACGCCTCAGGGGGTGCGGGAGGATCTTGCCGCGCTCTTCGAGCTTACCGCGGCGGGCGCCGTGACGGTTATCGACAGCGGTCGTTTCCCACTGCATCAAGCGGCGGAAGCGCATCGCGCCATCGAAGGGCGGCGGGCGGTCGGCAAGGTAGTGCTGGTGCCTTAAATCAAAGCGACGCACGATGTCGTACGATACTGCTCGGCATCATGCTCCGGCAATCAGATCGCGGTGGCGATCTCCATGGCGAGCTGGCCGAGCGTTGCTTCGGCGGAGGGGCCGGCAAGCACATAGGAGGTGCCGGCATTGTGCCAGGTCACGAGGCCGATCTCGTCCTTGATCGTTTCCTTGAAGTCGTCGGTCTCCGGCGGTTGCGCGTCCTTGCGGAAGCAAATGGAGATGATGTCGCCATCGGAATTAGAATAGACGAGCTGTCCGACAGGGCGGCTGTCGCCAAGGATGACGCGCGCGCCCTGGAAGGTCCAGGCTTCGGCGCTCAGATCCGGCACGCGGAAGGGCACGCCGATCGCCGTCGTCAGCCAGCTGGAGATTTCCTCGGCCTGCGAGGCGGGCACTTCGACGAGATGACGGGGTTGGCGGATCAGCAGGCGCTGATAGGCGGTGACGTCGCCCAGCCAGTCGCTGGTATTGGCCGGTGCCGCATTGGTGGTCGCCGTGCTGGCAATCTCGTCGGCATCCGGCGCGGTGCCGACGAAATAGCCGATACCACAACCGACGACAAAGAGGATGAGGGCGGCGGCCAGCGCCTGCGGGCCGCTCGGCGCCAGTTTCACTTGCGGGCGCGTGGCGCGCTGGGCGATCGGCGTTTTCGGCGGCTGCGTGCTCTTGATCGAGCGGACGAGGGCGAGCGGTACCGGCTCCTTCAGGATATCGTCGAGGCGGCGGCGGCCGAAATCAGCCCCGTGGCGCAGCTTCTCATGCAGCCGGCGTGCATTCTCGTCGCTTGCCAGACGCTGCTCCAGTTCGTGCCGCTGTTCGGGCGAGACTTCGCCGTCGAGGAGGGCGGTGAGCTGGGCTTCGAGCGGCAATTTCCTAAGATCGAGCAAATTCAGAACCTGTGGATCGGGTGGGTGCCGGCAAGCGCGGCGAAATGCAGCCTCGCGGTCGCGAGCTGCGAGACGACGTTTGCCACCGGAATGCCCATGATGTCGGCCGCCTGCTGGTAGCTGTGGCCTTCGACGTCTACCAGCAGGAACATGCTGGAAACGCCATCCGGCATATCGGAAATCATGTGATGGATGGTGTCGGGATCGACTGCGGCCGAGCGATCGCGCGCGGCCTCGCGAATATCGGTGACGTTGCCGCGGACGGAAGCCTTCGGCTTGCGCTTGCGGTTGTCGTCGGTCCATTGTTGGCGGGCAAGCGTGTAGATCCAGCTTTCCAGCCGGCCTTCGCCGCTCCATTGATGACCTTTGGAGATGGCGCGCTGACAGACGGCCTGAACGAGTTCATCGGCCACGGCAACCTCACCCGCGAGCGTGATCGCGAAGCGGCGAAGGCGGGGCAGGAGGCCGACGAGATCACGCCGGAGATCGATGGTCGTTGCGGGCTGACGCATTGTCTATCCAAAAAGCATTCACAATGGTTTCGCGGACGAAGGGTTCGCCGTCGGGCGCGAAACCGACTTTATCGACGCCGTCGATGCATGTGCTTTATGAAACAAGTCTCCTGCACTTCGCAAGCATCCGGTCGTCTTCATCCCTCTTTCCCAAGGGATTTTCGTATTGTGGCCTGCAAAGCTTGCGTCAATATGTCTTGTAGCCGTTCAAGCTTTGCAGCAGGGAGCGATAGGCCCAGGTGCCTTCGCCGCCGCGATCACGGATTTCGACAAGCTGGACGCGGGCGCCCTGGATGTCTCCCTGTTCCACCAGCGCCATGCCCATATAGGAGCGGGCGAGGATATAGTTCTCATCCGCCTGCAGCGCCTTGCGGTAGTAGGACATGCCGAGCTCCATGCGGCCGGCCTTGCGGTTGGCGTAGCCGAGATAGTTCAGGACGCGCGGGTCGTTCTGGTTGCGAGCGAGATTGAGCACGGTGATGGCGTTGTCATACTGGCCGGCATAGGCAAACTCGCGGGCGAACTGATAGAGATCGTCGTCGTTGAAGCTGCTCTTCTTCGGGTTGACGCATTCCTTCTTGGTCTTGTCCCAGACCTTGCCGCCGGTGCAGGTCTTGGTCGTCTGGGTCTTCGGCGGCGGATTGGTGTCATCGTTGCTGTCGCCGGCCGCGAAAGCGGCCGTGGCGATGCCGAAGGCAAAGCCAACGGCGAGCGAAAGTCTGGACAGGTGGCGGAAAGAAGAAGTCATCGGCGCGCTCCGTTCTCAGGCAATGCAGTTGCTCGGATTGTACGCTTACCACTAAAAATACCAAGAGGGTAAGCAACCTCCCTGGCAAATGTTGCGACGGCGGCCGGATGTCCTCGCGGATCGATTCAAGCGCTGCACAAAAAGAGTCTGGAACTGGAGCTAACGCGCGAAAATATCGGCGCTTTCCGGCATCACCGCGTCGCCGGCCCTGTTGAGGCTGAAGCGCTCGCCGCTGAGCTCCCAGGCGCCGGGAGAGCCATCGATGGAGAAGAGGTTGTAGGCGGCGGGCGGCTTGATGCTGCCAGGTCCCTGCGAGGCAGAGGCGATGCCGACGACCGGCACTGGCTGCATCTGGCCGCGCAGCCAATGCAGCGTGTTCAGGTGCGTATGGCCGTGCAGCACGAGTTCGGCGCCGCCCGTCGAAATCACGGCGGCGAAGCGCCGGATGCCGATCATCCGTTTGTAGAAGGCAGTGGCGCCGCGGA
The nucleotide sequence above comes from Rhizobium indicum. Encoded proteins:
- a CDS encoding winged helix-turn-helix transcriptional regulator, whose amino-acid sequence is MHLTSDWRGAGLAIDYHIKIHTLSCHTHQEVTMAEPMKRLPELPVERALKVISGRWKPIILYYVFSGPKRLSELKRMMPAITQKVLIQQLREMEEHGLVARQVFAEVPARVEYSATELGLGLEPVLLALCQWGQRHAEARNEADEIADCIVRPRRATAPRVFSDAHNTL
- a CDS encoding quinone oxidoreductase family protein produces the protein MKAVQFTRFGPPDVLEVVELPVPEPGPGEVLVRVHAAGVNFFEVLMRADRYAATPDLPMFPGVEVAGTIERAGPGADRSLIGMRVAVPLFAIGRGSGGYAEFVAVDGGAVMQLPDAVSFEAAAGPMVQGLTALHLLRRSPAKGKNVLVSAAAGGVGSLLVQLARRDGAKMVIAAASSDEKRALSLSLGADHAVDYTAPGWQEDVKRLTGGLGADIIYETVGGVFSRAALDALAPCGELVLAAMGRFGLEAADVEHMLDDNQSIKGFSLLPLLTPQGVREDLAALFELTAAGAVTVIDSGRFPLHQAAEAHRAIEGRRAVGKVVLVP
- a CDS encoding anti-sigma factor family protein, encoding MLDLRKLPLEAQLTALLDGEVSPEQRHELEQRLASDENARRLHEKLRHGADFGRRRLDDILKEPVPLALVRSIKSTQPPKTPIAQRATRPQVKLAPSGPQALAAALILFVVGCGIGYFVGTAPDADEIASTATTNAAPANTSDWLGDVTAYQRLLIRQPRHLVEVPASQAEEISSWLTTAIGVPFRVPDLSAEAWTFQGARVILGDSRPVGQLVYSNSDGDIISICFRKDAQPPETDDFKETIKDEIGLVTWHNAGTSYVLAGPSAEATLGQLAMEIATAI
- a CDS encoding RNA polymerase sigma factor, giving the protein MRQPATTIDLRRDLVGLLPRLRRFAITLAGEVAVADELVQAVCQRAISKGHQWSGEGRLESWIYTLARQQWTDDNRKRKPKASVRGNVTDIREAARDRSAAVDPDTIHHMISDMPDGVSSMFLLVDVEGHSYQQAADIMGIPVANVVSQLATARLHFAALAGTHPIHRF
- a CDS encoding tetratricopeptide repeat protein, whose amino-acid sequence is MTSSFRHLSRLSLAVGFAFGIATAAFAAGDSNDDTNPPPKTQTTKTCTGGKVWDKTKKECVNPKKSSFNDDDLYQFAREFAYAGQYDNAITVLNLARNQNDPRVLNYLGYANRKAGRMELGMSYYRKALQADENYILARSYMGMALVEQGDIQGARVQLVEIRDRGGEGTWAYRSLLQSLNGYKTY